The nucleotide sequence GACTTTAAACATGCATTTATTTAACAAATACGCATAACTTTTATTCATTTAGCAGAAAAAACATTTACTTTGACTAAATAATGTGAATATTTACTATTTTTCACATCCATCTATAATAACAATCAATAATGGCAGGAAAGAATAAATTTGGTGCATTTTCAGGTGTCTTCACGCCTTCGATACTTACCATACTCGGTGTTATAATGTACATGCGTATGGGATGGGTTGTTGGAAATGCCGGGTTAATCGGTACTATATTAATTATTTTAATTGCTCACATCATCTCTATTTCTACGGGTTTAAGCGTTTCTTCGATCGCTACAGATAAAAAAGTTGGTGCCGGAGGGATTTATTACATCCTTTCCCGAAGTATGGGAATACCCATAGGAGGTGCAATTGGAATAACCTTATATGTAGGAACTGCATTTTCTATTGCTCTGTATTTAATCGGTTTTGCCGAAAGTTTCAATTCTTATCTGGATCTCGATACAAGCATCAACGGACTTAGAATAACCGGTTCCATTGCACTTATCGTTCTTACCATTATTGCACTTATAAGTACTGCCGTTGCCTTAAAAACACAATATTTCATCCTTGCTGCGATAATAGCATCACTAATTTCTATATTTTTTGGTTCAAGCGAATTTGTACCGGAATCAATAATGATGTTTACCAATGAGAGCTCTGCCCCACTGGAAACTGTTTTTGCGATATTTTTCCCGGCAGTAACCGGTTTTACAGCAGGAATTGCCATGAGCGGAGATCTTAAAAACCCTAAAAAAGCTATTCCAATCGGTACAATATCGGCAATTGCAGTTGGCTTTGTCGTATACATAGGATTGGCTTTCTTTATATCGTATTATGTTTCTTCCGATATACTAAAAGAAGATTACAACATCCTTATGAATATTGCTCTTTTTGCACCAGCCGTTGTTGCCGGTATTTGGGGAGCTACTTTATCTTCTGCACTTGGAGGTATTCTGGGAGGTCCCAGAATACTACAGGCAATGTCGGTCGACAGTGTGACACCTCGTTTATTTAGTAAAGGCCGTGGAAAAGAAAATGAACCTGTTAATGCCCTGATTCTTGCTTTTATTTTTGCCGAAGCAGGAATACTAATTGGTGAACTGGATGTTATAGCGAGACTGGTTTCGATGTTCTACCTGGCTGCATATGGGTTCATCAACCTTTCATTCTTCCTTGAAAGTTGGGCTAATCCCGATTTTCAGCCTTCATTTAAGGTTAAACGATGGATTGGCCTCATAGGTTTTATAGCGAGTTTTGGAGTTATGTTCAAACTCGACATGCTTGCTATGTTTGGTTCAATTATAATTATACTAGGAATATTCTTTTGGCTGCAGCGAAAACAAATAAAACTTGAATCGAATGATGTATGGAAAAGTGTTTGGGAGAATATTGTTGCTAAAGGTCTGAAAGAGCTCGATCACAAGAAAGAAACCCAAAGCAGCTGGAACCCTAACATCATTGTTTTTAGCGGTGAAAGCGAAGAAAGGCCCCACCTGTTGGAATTGAGTAAAAGTATTTCGGGACGAACAGGAATGGTAACTAATTTCAACTTAATTAAGAAAAACGGAGATACTCCCCTGCCAAAAGACAAACAAATAATACAAGACAGCACTTTAGATAAGCTTGGTATTTTTGGAAGAAAAATAGAAGTTAACAATATTTATGAGGGAATTGAAAATATAGCTACTACCTTCGGTTTTTCGGGAATCGATCCTAACACTGTTATGATGGGTTGGGCCAAAGACATTAAAGACCCGGTTGAATATCTAAAAATGACTCTAAAGTTGATTCAGTTGGATTATAACATGATCTACCTTGATTACGATGGACGAAAAAAATTCGGCAGGTACAATACAATAGATCTTTGGTGGAGAGAAACCGACAACAAAAATGCTGAGATGATGCTTAACATCTCCAGACTGATAAAGCAATCTCCCGAATGGGAAAATGCAAAAATCAGAGTATTATTTGTTAACCACAATAATGTTGATAATAGTATTATTAAATCTAAAATCACCAACCTGACAGATGATTTAAGAATTAGTGCCGAAATTAAAATTATCAATAATGGAGTGGAACAAAAATCATTCTACGAAATAATTGAATTACAATCGGTAAACAGCGATTTAATAATTCTTGGTATTCCTAATATCAAAATAGAGAAACAGGCAGTGTTTGTTCAAAATACCAATAAACTATTTAAAACTATTGGTTCTACCCTGCTGGTAAAAGCATCGAAAAACTTTAATGAACTCCAACTGGACTTTACAGAAGAAAAAGTTATTCTTTCGAAAACAATTTCTGAATTAAAACCACTTTCAACTTCCAAAGTAGAAGTTTTTAACGACCTTGTAAGAGAATTCGATAATAAACTGTTCGAGACTACGGAATTTTTAACAGAACCGGCTTTATCTACATTATCGTCGTTTTATATAAAGTTTATCGAGAATATAAAACGAGAATTTCAAAAAACATCTCATAACCTTAACCGAAGAAACTCTGTAGACGCTATTTCGGCCGAATTAAAAAGTTTCCTTAATAAATATAGCGAGACTTCGGAAGACTTTAGAAAAAACAAACTTCCTACAATCCAGGAAGTACTTAACAAGAGACTTAGCAAGCTTATTCATAACAGAAATGAATTCATCAGGAATGCTCCGGCAGAAATAAAATTCCATTTTCCCGATAAAGAACATAAAGGTCTGTTTGCACAAAGAGACAAAATTTACTGGAAGAATTTAATCAGCTACTATAACGATGCT is from Bacteroidota bacterium and encodes:
- a CDS encoding amino acid permease, translated to MAGKNKFGAFSGVFTPSILTILGVIMYMRMGWVVGNAGLIGTILIILIAHIISISTGLSVSSIATDKKVGAGGIYYILSRSMGIPIGGAIGITLYVGTAFSIALYLIGFAESFNSYLDLDTSINGLRITGSIALIVLTIIALISTAVALKTQYFILAAIIASLISIFFGSSEFVPESIMMFTNESSAPLETVFAIFFPAVTGFTAGIAMSGDLKNPKKAIPIGTISAIAVGFVVYIGLAFFISYYVSSDILKEDYNILMNIALFAPAVVAGIWGATLSSALGGILGGPRILQAMSVDSVTPRLFSKGRGKENEPVNALILAFIFAEAGILIGELDVIARLVSMFYLAAYGFINLSFFLESWANPDFQPSFKVKRWIGLIGFIASFGVMFKLDMLAMFGSIIIILGIFFWLQRKQIKLESNDVWKSVWENIVAKGLKELDHKKETQSSWNPNIIVFSGESEERPHLLELSKSISGRTGMVTNFNLIKKNGDTPLPKDKQIIQDSTLDKLGIFGRKIEVNNIYEGIENIATTFGFSGIDPNTVMMGWAKDIKDPVEYLKMTLKLIQLDYNMIYLDYDGRKKFGRYNTIDLWWRETDNKNAEMMLNISRLIKQSPEWENAKIRVLFVNHNNVDNSIIKSKITNLTDDLRISAEIKIINNGVEQKSFYEIIELQSVNSDLIILGIPNIKIEKQAVFVQNTNKLFKTIGSTLLVKASKNFNELQLDFTEEKVILSKTISELKPLSTSKVEVFNDLVREFDNKLFETTEFLTEPALSTLSSFYIKFIENIKREFQKTSHNLNRRNSVDAISAELKSFLNKYSETSEDFRKNKLPTIQEVLNKRLSKLIHNRNEFIRNAPAEIKFHFPDKEHKGLFAQRDKIYWKNLISYYNDAKVVPNMERVFYDFGIKNFVAITKLAEDITNESVLFIENIAAEKKDKNKSLEDYNNTIIDILEDFKDQLIFAETQVSGKLNNFERETCIEIIEEMEKSYINKSIKRKSGKLDKKLTEKIKSDISGFSKDWYRNQTFAHEQGESEINLSIVGISVFGVNQKVKYHIHDSVISPHHDKLKLLSDVADNIHNSLIKDEFRELEIKDTDNLEEGIAHINFSNILEIEEESILDISHSAPQNIELMSADSFNVFFETQNDDVEGISIDLANIQDFIIQNSYLSPLQVSMQHLENNSIHVSNEIYNSANLLKHIAGESIDKENKEHYIDVVSDVIDRINSGLEKLHDYSEKFNFSIDANTGNTLADLNIRTIIENIDSYPKMSKKPIIHTKFHDWYIKKQKNIANSYRTLVNTIAQRKQSIDTLKFDKEHNQYLNNIELTNNFIDSLQISPVVDKELPFYYKKLFTGSHLGADNLLKRDRELSIAKNAVNRIDSGVNAAIMVVGESLSGKTYFSETVAKTLMKGERHTITPPLKQKFDINDMHQAFQKTFSKSGTTEAILNQLEQKSVLIFNDIEKWWIKSQNGNVIINYLAKMIESFGDKHYFILNTNLHSYHNIIKNSTLEKQLLTTIIMSPASRSGLKDIIMERHKIAGVDLWYNNKLITDAKKVDPIFAEIHNKSGGNIGIALNYWIKNIDKNKDDQLFIRKGEELDFPNITNPNWKIVLYQLVIHNRLTEHQIKSIYGENEYANIMNTMDEIVKSGLILKQAHNTYALNKRAKHYVEDWLKDLKIL